In Papaver somniferum cultivar HN1 unplaced genomic scaffold, ASM357369v1 unplaced-scaffold_80, whole genome shotgun sequence, the following proteins share a genomic window:
- the LOC113344950 gene encoding receptor-like cytoplasmic kinase 176: MGNCWPIRIKAVSPSHGGLNSKYVSRDGNELSSSSSKTSFASVPPTPRSEGEILQSSNLKNFSFNDLKTATRNFRPDSVLGEGGFGSVFKGWIDENTFTATKPGTGIVIAVKRLNQEGLQGHREWLAEVNYLGQLYHPNLVKLIGYCAEDEHRLLVYEFMPRGSLENHLFRRGSYFQPLSWNLRMKVALGAAKGLAFLHSAETQVIYRDFKTSNILLDSAYNAKLSDFGLAKDGPTGDKSHVSTRVMGTYGYAAPEYLATGHLTARSDIYSFGVVFLEMLSGRKAIDKNRPAGEHNLVEWAKPYLSSKRRILRIIDTRLEGQYTQAEALKAANLAMQCLSVDPKYRPSMEEVVASLEGLQDSKGHARTNHGDRNPNRNHHTHTNGGRHHHKRSTEEAAATRKVESYPRPSPNPLYAQ; the protein is encoded by the exons ATGGGGAATTGCTGGCCTATTAGAATCAAAGCTGTTAGTCCATCTCATGGAG gaTTGAATTCAAAGTATGTAAGTAGAGATGGGAATGAACTGAGCAGCTCAAGTAGTAAAACATCATTTGCTTCGGTTCCGCCGACTCCGCGAAGCGAAGGCGAGATCTTACAATCATCTAATTTGAAAAATTTCAGTTTTAATGATCTGAAAACTGCTACAAGGAATTTCAGGCCTGATAGTGTGTTAGGTGAAGGTGGATTTGGGTCTGTTTTTAAAGGATGGATTGATGAGAATACATTTACAGCTACTAAGCCGGGGACTGGAATTGTTATTGCTGTTAAGAGGTTGAACCAAGAAGGGCTTCAAGGTCATAGAGAATGGCTG GCAGAAGTGAACTACTTGGGGCAACTATACCACCCTAATCTTGTCAAGCTGATTGGATACTGTGCGGAAGATGAACACCGACTTTTAGTGTACGAGTTCATGCCTCGTGGAAGCTTAGAGAATCATCTATTCAGGA GAGGATCCTACTTCCAACCACTTTCATGGAATCTGCGAATGAAGGTTGCTCTCGGAGCAGCAAAAGGCCTTGCGTTTCTTCACAGTGCAGAAACACAAGTCATCTATAGAGACTTTAAAACTTCAAATATCCTGCTTGATTCG GCCTATAATGCAAAGCTGTCGGATTTTGGGTTGGCAAAAGATGGTCCTACTGGTGATAAGAGTCATGTGTCTACTAGGGTCATGGGCACCTACGGATATGCCGCTCCTGAGTATCTAGCCACGG GTCATCTAACTGCAAGGAGTGACATATACAGCTTCGGGGTTGTTTTCTTAGAAATGTTGTCTGGTCGAAAAGCAATAGACAAGAACCGGCCAGCTGGAGAACACAATCTGGTTGAATGGGCAAAGCCTTACCTGTCCAGCAAACGTAGGATCCTACGTATTATAGATACCCGACTCGAGGGTCAATACACTCAGGCAGAAGCGTTAAAGGCAGCTAACCTTGCTATGCAATGTCTATCTGTGGATCCCAAGTACAGACCAAGCATGGAAGAAGTCGTAGCTTCACTAGAAGGTCTTCAAGATTCTAAAGGACATGCAAGAACCAATCACGGTGATCGAAACCCCAACCGTAATCACCATACCCATACAAATGGAGGTAGGCATCATCACAAAAGAAGCACAGAAGAAGCTGCTGCTACGCGGAAGGTGGAATCTTATCCAAGACCATCTCCAAACCCTCTCTATGCTCAGTGA